A single Streptomyces sp. Edi2 DNA region contains:
- a CDS encoding DUF6314 family protein, whose protein sequence is MGSELDRGQGQEAARAPRPGRPPEPEPKRHSKPGRALGQEPEPGPVAGPHPSPHPVPDAAAYLSGRWSIERTVCDLRTGVEGSFRGTAEFRPDPAGKGLLHSEEGRLRWGAVVHPASRTLRLRPRPDGTAEIDFADGRPFHDLDLRTGRWRAVHPCAEDRYEGTFTVTGADTWHLEWRVGGPAKDQLLRSAYRRLR, encoded by the coding sequence ATGGGCAGTGAGCTGGACCGAGGGCAGGGGCAGGAAGCGGCGCGGGCGCCGCGGCCGGGGCGGCCCCCGGAGCCAGAGCCAAAGCGGCACTCGAAGCCGGGGCGGGCCCTGGGGCAGGAGCCTGAACCGGGGCCGGTTGCCGGACCGCATCCGTCCCCGCACCCCGTCCCCGACGCCGCGGCGTACCTCTCCGGCCGCTGGAGCATCGAGCGCACCGTGTGCGACCTGCGGACCGGCGTCGAGGGCAGCTTCCGCGGCACCGCAGAGTTCCGGCCCGACCCGGCGGGGAAGGGCCTGTTGCATAGCGAGGAGGGCCGGCTGCGGTGGGGCGCCGTGGTGCATCCGGCGAGCCGCACCCTGCGACTGCGGCCCCGCCCGGACGGCACCGCCGAGATCGACTTCGCCGACGGCCGGCCCTTTCACGACCTCGACCTCAGGACCGGCCGCTGGCGTGCCGTCCACCCCTGCGCCGAGGACCGCTACGAGGGAACGTTCACCGTCACCGGGGCGGACACCTGGCATCTGGAGTGGCGGGTCGGCGGGCCGGCGAAGGATCAGCTGCTGCGCTCGGCCTACCGGCGGCTGAGGTGA
- a CDS encoding glutamine synthetase family protein, which translates to MTPRADDYATAFVATCDLAGQVRGRAVPSSEHDTLLRSGTGWVPANLAISSFGPIAPDNVFGSRGDLRLLPDPGTAVDIPADGATAGMRLYLADQTLPDGEPWACCPRTFLRDTLAELRARTGLEVVAAFEHEFVLDGLPASAPFSLRRFREAEPFGTDLVRLLEHAGLEPETWIPEYGDGQFEVTLRPAAAAVAADRAVLLKELVRDLARRRGLPVTFAPLLDADGVGNGVHIHLSLRDADGRPALYDPQRPGRLSALGARFSAGVLAHAPALTALTAPSPVSFLRLTPNRWSAGGVFLAEHNREALLRICPTTGLGSSGPAAQFNLEYRAADATANPWLALAALVRAGLAGLSGDYDEPTVWPEDTDRSQLAMAPPLPATLDEALEALEKDHVVRSWFDPRLLATQLSVKRSELAQLNGLDDAARIRKVRNVY; encoded by the coding sequence ATGACTCCCCGCGCCGACGACTACGCGACCGCCTTCGTCGCCACCTGCGACCTGGCCGGCCAGGTACGAGGACGGGCCGTGCCGTCTTCCGAACACGACACCCTCCTGCGCAGCGGCACCGGCTGGGTTCCCGCGAACCTCGCGATCTCCTCGTTCGGCCCGATCGCCCCCGACAACGTCTTCGGGTCCCGTGGTGATCTGCGACTGCTCCCCGACCCCGGCACCGCCGTCGACATCCCGGCCGACGGCGCCACCGCAGGCATGCGGCTCTATCTCGCCGACCAGACACTGCCGGACGGGGAGCCCTGGGCCTGCTGCCCGCGCACCTTCCTGCGGGACACCCTCGCGGAGCTGCGCGCACGCACCGGCCTGGAGGTCGTCGCCGCCTTCGAGCACGAGTTCGTGCTCGACGGCCTGCCCGCGAGCGCTCCGTTCTCGCTGCGGCGCTTCCGGGAGGCCGAACCCTTCGGAACCGACCTGGTGCGGCTGCTGGAACACGCCGGCCTCGAACCGGAGACATGGATTCCGGAGTACGGCGACGGCCAGTTCGAGGTCACCCTGCGCCCCGCCGCTGCCGCGGTCGCGGCCGACCGGGCCGTCCTCCTCAAGGAACTCGTCCGCGACCTGGCACGCCGCCGTGGCCTGCCCGTCACCTTCGCGCCGCTCCTGGACGCCGACGGCGTGGGCAACGGCGTCCACATCCACCTGAGTCTGCGCGATGCCGACGGCCGCCCCGCGCTGTACGACCCGCAGCGCCCCGGCCGGCTCTCCGCCCTCGGTGCCCGCTTCAGTGCCGGCGTCCTGGCCCATGCCCCGGCCCTCACGGCCCTGACCGCACCGAGCCCGGTGTCCTTCCTGCGCCTGACCCCGAACCGCTGGAGCGCCGGCGGGGTGTTCCTGGCCGAGCACAACCGCGAAGCGCTGCTGCGTATCTGCCCCACCACCGGACTCGGCAGCTCCGGCCCGGCCGCGCAGTTCAACCTCGAATACCGTGCCGCCGATGCCACAGCCAACCCCTGGCTCGCCCTGGCCGCCCTTGTCCGCGCCGGCCTGGCCGGCCTGTCCGGGGACTACGACGAGCCCACCGTGTGGCCCGAGGACACCGACCGGTCCCAGCTCGCGATGGCGCCGCCCCTGCCCGCCACCCTCGACGAGGCCCTGGAGGCCCTGGAGAAGGACCACGTCGTCCGGTCCTGGTTCGACCCACGCCTGCTGGCCACTCAGCTCTCGGTCAAACGCTCCGAGCTCGCCCAGCTCAACGGCCTGGACGACGCGGCACGCATTCGGAAGGTCCGCAATGTCTACTGA
- a CDS encoding APC family permease produces MHAWDRRPTSECGPRRRSGPGKPAPPEKFISPTLLTRHLQRIFHEGVSGHIHAAPPSARERVVPDHPQTSRTLRLWEALALSVGLMGPTLAMGLNGAGVAATVGKAVPLVFLLGLLGVGLVGYGFWRLTQHFHHAGSVYALAGATIGPRAGFFGGFALLGTYLAFLVCTLAATGVFAHAFLHALGMTSTGPWAVVTVVAALGVTLLNSRDTRLTARTLLIAEGLGIAAMLVLALVVIGRTGTGSAPRHQSFDLSVFTPGTASFGAIMTATVFAFLSWAGFEACASLGEETDDPRRNIPRALAGSVLLTGVLYVLMMFVQSIGFGTDDKGVRQFAGAESALVTLSGSYLGTWFSLVVAFTAVASAFAAALSSSAAAARMVSALARDGFGPAGLARTEPVTGAPTRALWLCGALAAAITAVMYGLGTTAFDTYYWYATIGVLCVLVAYAVAGVGVIVFTLSHRNAIPRRELVIPLAGLGYLCFVFYQQSTGQGAPYSYFPWIAAAWCATGLAVVLLAPSLAGRIGARLTSEMNGSQGPRQEQNPEPPAADSMKVTS; encoded by the coding sequence ATGCACGCCTGGGACCGGCGGCCGACGAGCGAATGCGGGCCGCGGAGGAGGAGTGGTCCGGGGAAGCCGGCACCTCCTGAAAAATTCATTTCACCGACACTCTTGACGCGCCACTTGCAACGAATATTTCATGAGGGTGTCTCGGGCCACATCCATGCGGCCCCCCCTTCTGCTCGGGAGCGCGTTGTGCCCGATCACCCTCAAACCTCACGCACACTACGACTGTGGGAAGCGCTGGCCCTCTCCGTCGGCCTCATGGGGCCGACACTGGCGATGGGCCTCAACGGGGCCGGCGTCGCGGCCACCGTGGGAAAGGCCGTGCCCCTGGTCTTCCTGCTCGGCCTGCTCGGTGTCGGCCTCGTGGGCTACGGCTTCTGGCGGCTGACCCAGCACTTCCACCACGCCGGCTCCGTCTATGCCCTGGCCGGAGCCACCATCGGGCCCCGCGCCGGCTTCTTCGGCGGGTTCGCCCTGCTCGGCACCTACCTCGCCTTCCTGGTGTGCACGCTCGCCGCGACCGGGGTCTTCGCCCATGCCTTTCTGCACGCTCTGGGCATGACCTCCACCGGCCCATGGGCGGTCGTCACGGTCGTTGCCGCCTTGGGCGTCACCCTGCTCAACTCCCGTGACACCCGCCTCACCGCCCGCACCCTGCTGATCGCCGAAGGCCTCGGCATCGCGGCCATGCTGGTCCTCGCCCTTGTCGTCATCGGGCGTACCGGCACCGGTTCGGCGCCCCGCCACCAGTCCTTCGACCTGTCGGTCTTCACCCCCGGCACAGCCAGCTTCGGCGCCATCATGACGGCAACCGTCTTCGCCTTCCTGTCCTGGGCGGGCTTCGAGGCGTGCGCGTCACTGGGCGAAGAGACCGACGATCCCCGGCGCAACATCCCGCGCGCCCTGGCGGGCAGTGTGCTGCTCACCGGTGTTCTGTACGTCCTGATGATGTTCGTCCAGTCCATAGGGTTCGGCACCGATGACAAGGGCGTGCGGCAGTTCGCCGGGGCGGAATCGGCCCTGGTGACGCTCTCCGGCAGCTACCTCGGCACCTGGTTCTCGCTCGTCGTCGCCTTCACCGCGGTCGCCTCCGCCTTCGCCGCCGCACTGTCCTCGTCCGCCGCCGCGGCCCGCATGGTCTCGGCGCTGGCCCGGGACGGCTTCGGTCCGGCCGGGCTCGCCCGCACCGAGCCGGTCACCGGCGCCCCCACCAGGGCCTTGTGGCTGTGCGGGGCCCTGGCCGCCGCGATCACGGCCGTCATGTACGGCCTGGGCACCACCGCCTTCGACACCTACTACTGGTACGCGACCATCGGCGTGCTCTGCGTCCTGGTGGCGTACGCCGTAGCCGGTGTCGGCGTGATCGTCTTCACCCTCTCGCACCGCAACGCCATCCCCCGCCGCGAACTGGTCATCCCGCTCGCCGGTCTGGGCTACCTCTGCTTCGTCTTCTACCAACAGTCCACCGGCCAGGGCGCGCCCTACAGCTACTTCCCCTGGATCGCCGCCGCCTGGTGCGCGACAGGACTCGCCGTGGTCCTCCTCGCCCCCTCCCTCGCCGGGCGCATCGGCGCCCGTCTCACCAGTGAAATGAACGGGTCTCAGGGCCCCCGCCAGGAACAGAACCCTGAGCCTCCTGCCGCCGACAGCATGAAGGTGACCTCATGA
- a CDS encoding MurR/RpiR family transcriptional regulator: MAGRAAEHSNHTEGGTDSDPAGRDAGSGATVAERVRRFEGGLSPAERKIARALTANYPAAGLESASGLASQAGVSAPTVVRFVARLGFDGYRHFQQSLREEVQARHASPLTLAPVIDADSPTSELVEAAQQVSSATLSQTFTALPEQEFDQAVGLICDPAKRIACFGGRFSQLLAEYLDLHLRLLRPGTLVHTAAPGRDAGFRLDLSRRDVCVVFDFRRYQEDTVRLARYAHERGAKVVLFTDPWLSPVAEFADVVLPARVEAPSPFDSIVAPLALVDTLVAAVHARLGPAADERMRAAEEEWSGEAGTS; this comes from the coding sequence ATGGCTGGTCGGGCCGCAGAGCACAGCAACCACACAGAGGGCGGCACGGACTCGGACCCGGCGGGGCGCGACGCCGGTTCGGGGGCGACCGTGGCCGAGCGGGTGCGGCGGTTCGAGGGCGGCCTGTCTCCTGCCGAGCGGAAGATCGCCCGGGCGCTGACGGCCAATTACCCGGCGGCCGGGCTGGAGTCCGCCTCGGGGCTCGCCTCCCAGGCCGGTGTCAGTGCACCCACCGTGGTGCGGTTCGTCGCCCGGCTCGGCTTCGACGGCTACCGGCACTTCCAGCAGTCGCTGCGCGAGGAGGTACAGGCGCGTCATGCCTCGCCGCTGACCCTGGCCCCGGTGATCGACGCGGACTCCCCCACCTCCGAACTGGTCGAGGCGGCGCAGCAGGTGAGCAGCGCGACGCTGAGCCAGACGTTCACGGCCCTCCCCGAGCAGGAGTTCGATCAGGCGGTCGGTTTGATCTGCGACCCCGCCAAGCGGATCGCATGCTTCGGCGGGCGTTTTTCGCAGCTCCTGGCCGAGTACCTCGACCTGCACCTGCGGCTGCTGCGTCCGGGGACCCTCGTGCACACCGCGGCGCCGGGGCGCGATGCGGGATTCCGCCTCGACCTGAGCCGACGGGACGTGTGCGTGGTCTTCGACTTCCGCCGCTACCAGGAGGACACCGTGCGACTCGCCCGGTACGCACACGAACGCGGGGCCAAGGTGGTGCTGTTCACCGACCCGTGGCTCTCACCGGTGGCCGAGTTCGCCGATGTGGTGCTCCCCGCGCGCGTCGAGGCACCCAGTCCGTTCGACAGCATCGTCGCCCCCCTGGCTCTCGTCGACACCCTGGTTGCCGCCGTGCATGCACGCCTGGGACCGGCGGCCGACGAGCGAATGCGGGCCGCGGAGGAGGAGTGGTCCGGGGAAGCCGGCACCTCCTGA
- a CDS encoding helix-turn-helix domain-containing protein, which translates to METSTTVPEAVAALHAGIGALTDEVIGGLRAQLPSYAALSADQLRPRVQASLRNGLSLVQRWSAERRTPQGPGDGRAYGIPEAHLDEVTALARSLPVEDIISAYRIGTDIVWRRFGEEMAARRGTAEDLLPIAETLRAWADANTLRIVRSCRVGAQGDSMTDRRRAARVRALLLGEARWGTAGSPGGAWGAGPAGGGTGEGHHVGYPVGGYPDDGRRAGGYPEDGAATEGGYDHSALRLPFRARLPEDPAPGAPDRTPEPGPAPHDTVHPGPGDRAFGRIVALLRPWLALDGTGKPLVTTVDGEVAGLLTGRPGGLCRGLVLGLGAPAPASGLAAEFTRATQAFRAAVGFGLVGAFTREELGLRATVVALPALGEQLVGLRLAPLAERGEEGVQLEEAAAAYLQQGLRLEAAARTLYVHPNTLRNRLRRFEEITGTSLRDPADLAEVWWALTHRRIHGPAS; encoded by the coding sequence GTGGAGACTTCCACAACGGTGCCGGAGGCCGTCGCCGCGCTGCACGCCGGGATCGGCGCCCTCACCGACGAGGTCATCGGCGGCCTCCGGGCCCAACTCCCCTCCTATGCGGCGCTGTCGGCCGATCAGCTCCGGCCGCGGGTGCAGGCGTCCCTGCGCAACGGCCTGTCGCTGGTGCAGCGCTGGTCCGCGGAGCGCAGGACACCACAGGGGCCGGGCGACGGGCGGGCGTACGGCATCCCGGAGGCCCACCTCGACGAGGTGACGGCCCTGGCGCGCTCACTGCCCGTTGAGGACATCATCTCCGCCTACCGGATCGGCACGGATATCGTCTGGCGGCGGTTCGGCGAGGAGATGGCGGCCCGGCGCGGGACCGCCGAGGACCTGCTGCCGATCGCCGAGACGCTGCGTGCCTGGGCCGACGCGAACACGCTGCGCATCGTGCGCAGTTGCCGGGTGGGCGCCCAGGGCGACTCGATGACGGACCGTCGGCGCGCGGCGAGGGTCCGCGCCCTGCTGCTCGGCGAGGCGCGGTGGGGCACCGCCGGTTCCCCGGGCGGTGCGTGGGGCGCCGGGCCGGCCGGCGGCGGCACGGGCGAGGGGCACCACGTCGGCTACCCCGTCGGCGGCTACCCCGACGATGGGCGCCGCGCCGGCGGATACCCCGAGGACGGGGCCGCAACGGAGGGCGGGTACGACCACAGCGCGCTCCGTCTGCCCTTCCGTGCGCGCCTGCCCGAGGATCCCGCGCCCGGCGCGCCGGACCGCACCCCGGAGCCCGGACCCGCCCCGCATGACACCGTCCATCCCGGCCCCGGTGACCGCGCCTTCGGCCGGATCGTCGCCCTGTTGCGCCCCTGGCTCGCCCTGGACGGGACCGGGAAGCCTCTGGTCACGACCGTGGACGGGGAGGTGGCGGGGCTGCTGACGGGGCGACCGGGCGGGCTGTGCCGCGGCCTGGTCCTGGGGCTCGGTGCCCCGGCCCCCGCGTCCGGACTCGCCGCGGAGTTCACCCGGGCGACCCAGGCGTTCCGGGCCGCCGTCGGCTTCGGGCTCGTCGGGGCGTTCACCCGTGAGGAACTGGGGCTGCGGGCCACGGTCGTGGCGCTCCCGGCCCTGGGGGAACAACTGGTGGGGCTCCGTCTGGCGCCGCTGGCCGAACGGGGCGAGGAGGGCGTCCAGTTGGAGGAGGCCGCGGCCGCCTATCTGCAGCAGGGGCTGCGCCTGGAAGCCGCCGCGCGGACCCTCTACGTCCACCCCAACACCCTGCGCAACCGCCTGCGGCGCTTCGAGGAGATCACCGGCACCAGCCTCCGCGACCCGGCCGATCTGGCGGAGGTCTGGTGGGCGCTGACACACCGAAGGATCCACGGGCCGGCGAGCTGA
- a CDS encoding aldehyde dehydrogenase family protein, which produces MPELFIGGQWTAAADGQVREIRCPADGTLVATVDEGGPKDVAAAIGAARTAFDDGPWPRTPAAERGRLVLRVAELLERDKDALARAESLDTGKRLVESAYDMDDIANCFRYFGNLGAAGGTDRVVDAGAPEIASTVRHEPVGVCALITPWNYPLLQTAWKVAPALVTGNTFILKPSELTPHTAVHLMRLLAEAGLPDGAANLVLGTGQVVGAPLTEDPRVDMVSFTGGLLTGRRIMAAAAPTVKKIALELGGKNPNIVFADADFDTAVDYALMAVFLHSGQVCSAGARLLVQEELHDAFVDELVSRAQRIRLGGPFDEHARTGPLISAAHLAKIEAYVAAGLEEGAVLLCGGSRPDDPSLANGFYYLPTVLDECTPDMSVVRDESFGPVLTVERFRSEDEAVSLANDTVYGLAGAVWTQDSGRAHRVAARLRAGTVWINDFHPYVPQAEWGGMKQSGIGRELGPAGLAEYQEAKHVWRNTAPRPQRWFE; this is translated from the coding sequence ATGCCGGAGCTGTTCATCGGGGGTCAGTGGACCGCAGCGGCCGACGGGCAGGTGCGGGAGATCCGCTGCCCGGCGGACGGCACGCTGGTCGCGACCGTTGACGAGGGCGGGCCGAAGGACGTGGCGGCGGCGATCGGCGCTGCCCGGACGGCCTTCGACGACGGGCCCTGGCCGCGGACACCGGCGGCCGAGCGCGGCCGGCTCGTACTGCGCGTCGCCGAGCTGCTGGAGCGCGACAAGGACGCGCTGGCCAGGGCCGAGTCGCTGGACACCGGCAAGCGGCTGGTCGAGAGCGCCTACGACATGGACGACATCGCCAACTGCTTCCGCTACTTCGGCAACCTCGGCGCGGCCGGCGGGACCGACCGGGTGGTGGACGCCGGCGCCCCGGAGATCGCCAGTACGGTGCGGCACGAGCCGGTCGGCGTCTGCGCGCTGATCACCCCGTGGAACTACCCGCTGCTGCAGACCGCCTGGAAGGTCGCCCCCGCCCTGGTTACGGGCAACACCTTCATCCTGAAGCCCAGTGAGCTCACCCCGCACACCGCCGTCCACCTCATGCGGCTGCTGGCCGAGGCCGGGCTGCCGGACGGCGCCGCCAATCTGGTGCTGGGCACCGGCCAGGTGGTGGGCGCGCCGCTGACCGAGGACCCCCGGGTGGACATGGTGTCGTTCACCGGCGGTCTGCTCACCGGGCGGCGCATCATGGCAGCGGCGGCGCCGACGGTGAAGAAGATCGCCCTGGAGCTGGGCGGCAAGAACCCCAACATCGTCTTCGCGGACGCCGATTTCGACACCGCCGTCGACTACGCCCTGATGGCGGTCTTCCTGCACTCCGGGCAGGTCTGCTCGGCGGGCGCCCGGCTGCTCGTCCAGGAAGAGCTGCACGATGCGTTCGTCGACGAACTGGTCTCCCGCGCCCAGCGGATCCGGCTCGGCGGGCCGTTCGACGAGCATGCCAGGACCGGCCCGCTGATCTCGGCCGCGCACCTCGCGAAGATCGAGGCGTATGTGGCGGCGGGGCTCGAAGAGGGCGCCGTACTGCTCTGCGGCGGTTCCCGGCCCGACGATCCGTCGCTGGCCAACGGCTTCTACTACCTGCCGACCGTGCTGGACGAGTGCACCCCGGACATGTCCGTCGTGCGTGACGAGAGTTTCGGCCCGGTGCTGACCGTCGAGCGGTTCCGTTCCGAGGACGAGGCGGTCTCGCTCGCCAACGACACGGTGTACGGGCTGGCCGGGGCGGTGTGGACGCAGGACAGCGGGCGTGCGCACCGGGTCGCCGCCCGGCTGCGCGCGGGCACGGTATGGATCAACGACTTCCACCCCTATGTGCCGCAGGCCGAGTGGGGCGGGATGAAGCAGTCGGGCATCGGGCGCGAGCTGGGGCCCGCGGGACTGGCCGAGTACCAGGAGGCCAAGCACGTCTGGCGCAATACCGCGCCACGTCCGCAGAGGTGGTTCGAGTGA
- a CDS encoding GMC family oxidoreductase N-terminal domain-containing protein, producing the protein MPQEAPVDEFDYVVVGGGTAGAVVAARLSEDPTATVCLLEAGPSDVGDENVLRLDRWMGLLESGYDWDYPVEPQENGNSFMRHARAKVLGGCSSHNSCIAFWAPAEDLDEWAAMGCTGWSAADCFPLYQRLENNDAPGDHHGRSGPVTLRTVPPHDPCGVALLEACVAAGIPTTPFNTGQTVVRGANWFQINCRPDGTRSSASVSYLHPLMGTRRNLEIRTGLRAKRLNFDSARHCTGVDYLAPDLIHTRTVNARRETVVCCGAIDSPKLLMLSGIGPATHLRATGVEPIVDSPGVGSSLQDHPEGVIMWDAKQPMVNSSTQWWEIGIFTNTEPGLARPDLMFHYGQVPFDMNTYRHGYPTSENAFCLTPNVTRARSLGTVRLRTRDFRDKPKVDPRYFTHDHDIRVMTHGLRLAREIVSQTPMVQWAGTELAPGPSTHSDADLFDYLRTTHNTVYHPACTVQMGAPDDQATPLDPHLRVKGVTGLRVADASVMPFLPAVNPCITTMMIGEKCADLMRSD; encoded by the coding sequence ATGCCCCAAGAGGCCCCTGTGGACGAGTTCGACTATGTCGTGGTCGGCGGCGGCACGGCCGGCGCCGTCGTGGCGGCCCGGCTCAGCGAGGACCCGACGGCCACCGTCTGCCTGCTGGAGGCCGGCCCCTCCGACGTCGGTGACGAGAACGTGCTGCGCCTGGACCGCTGGATGGGGCTGCTGGAGTCCGGATACGACTGGGACTATCCGGTCGAGCCGCAGGAGAACGGCAACAGCTTCATGCGGCACGCCCGCGCCAAGGTGCTCGGCGGCTGCTCCTCGCACAACTCCTGTATCGCCTTCTGGGCCCCGGCCGAGGACCTTGACGAATGGGCCGCGATGGGCTGTACGGGCTGGAGCGCGGCCGACTGCTTCCCGCTCTACCAGCGGCTGGAGAACAACGACGCCCCCGGTGACCACCACGGCCGCAGCGGCCCGGTCACCCTGCGCACCGTCCCGCCCCACGACCCGTGCGGGGTGGCGCTCCTGGAGGCCTGCGTGGCGGCCGGCATCCCGACCACCCCGTTCAACACCGGTCAGACCGTCGTCCGGGGTGCGAACTGGTTCCAGATCAACTGCCGCCCGGACGGCACCCGTTCCTCCGCTTCGGTGTCCTACCTCCACCCCCTCATGGGCACCCGCCGGAACCTGGAGATACGCACCGGTCTCCGGGCCAAGCGCCTGAACTTCGACTCCGCCCGGCACTGCACCGGCGTGGACTACCTCGCCCCCGACCTGATCCACACCCGCACCGTCAACGCCCGCCGTGAGACCGTCGTCTGCTGCGGCGCCATCGACTCCCCGAAACTCCTGATGCTCTCCGGTATCGGCCCGGCCACCCATCTGCGGGCCACCGGTGTCGAGCCGATCGTCGACTCCCCCGGCGTCGGTTCCTCCCTCCAGGACCACCCGGAGGGCGTGATCATGTGGGACGCCAAGCAGCCCATGGTCAACTCGTCCACCCAGTGGTGGGAGATCGGCATCTTCACGAACACCGAACCCGGCCTCGCCCGCCCGGACCTGATGTTCCACTACGGCCAGGTGCCGTTCGACATGAACACCTACCGCCACGGCTACCCCACCTCGGAGAACGCCTTCTGCCTCACCCCGAACGTCACCCGCGCCCGCTCGCTGGGCACGGTCCGGCTGCGCACCCGCGACTTCCGCGACAAGCCCAAGGTCGACCCGCGGTACTTCACCCACGACCACGACATCCGCGTCATGACCCACGGCCTGCGCCTCGCCCGCGAGATCGTCTCCCAGACGCCCATGGTCCAGTGGGCCGGTACCGAACTCGCCCCCGGCCCGTCGACCCACTCCGACGCCGACCTCTTCGACTACCTCCGCACCACGCACAACACGGTCTACCACCCCGCGTGCACCGTCCAGATGGGTGCCCCCGACGATCAGGCGACGCCCCTCGACCCCCACTTGCGCGTCAAGGGCGTGACCGGCCTGCGGGTGGCCGACGCGTCGGTGATGCCGTTCCTGCCGGCCGTGAACCCCTGCATCACCACGATGATGATCGGGGAGAAGTGTGCGGATCTGATGCGCAGCGACTGA
- a CDS encoding amino acid permease: MTDSESPRPGTRADGSHDDDSLAELGYKPELKRTLGNFHTFAAGISYISILTGTFQLFYFGIAHGGPAYWWSWPMVFLGQLMVALCFCELAARYPVAGSVYNWSKKLGGPHIGWLGGWMMVTATMVSLSAVALAYQVTLPQISSWFQFIGDGTGKSAAENAVVLGTILITFTTLVNAFGVKLMARINSAGVAIELIAAVVLIILLAAHVTRGPGVVLNTFGLGSGQTLGYFGAFLTAALASAYVMYGFDTASSLGEESKDPGRNAPRAILRALIASFLIGGLILLFALLSVPDLHSAKLSVDGLQYVVLSTLGSTIGQIVLWCVVIAITVCELAVHTAGIRLAFAMARDNNLPAASLLAKVSPRFQTPVLPAVIIGLVAIGILLINVNQPQIFSVITSIAIIMIYLAYLAVTLPMLFQRLRGNWTPAKGKFSLGKFGLPVNVLAVLWGFGMSLNLAWPRAAVYNATGPQHWYLRWGAFLFIGVVAIGGFTYYWFVQRKRTGVLAMHAAVAPDSGTPGSSGTPTP; the protein is encoded by the coding sequence GTGACCGACTCCGAGTCCCCGCGCCCCGGCACCCGGGCCGACGGTTCACACGACGACGATTCCCTGGCCGAACTCGGCTACAAGCCGGAACTCAAGCGCACCCTGGGCAACTTCCACACCTTCGCCGCCGGCATCAGCTATATCTCCATCCTCACCGGCACCTTCCAGCTGTTCTACTTCGGTATCGCCCACGGCGGCCCGGCGTACTGGTGGTCCTGGCCGATGGTCTTCCTCGGGCAGCTGATGGTGGCGCTGTGCTTCTGCGAGCTGGCCGCCCGCTACCCGGTGGCCGGGTCGGTCTACAACTGGTCGAAGAAGCTCGGCGGTCCGCACATCGGCTGGCTCGGCGGCTGGATGATGGTGACCGCCACCATGGTGTCGCTGTCCGCGGTGGCGCTGGCGTACCAGGTGACGCTGCCGCAGATCTCGTCGTGGTTCCAGTTCATCGGCGACGGCACCGGCAAATCCGCGGCCGAGAACGCCGTGGTGCTCGGCACGATCCTCATCACCTTCACCACCCTGGTGAACGCCTTCGGGGTCAAGCTGATGGCGCGGATCAACTCCGCGGGCGTGGCGATCGAGCTGATCGCCGCCGTCGTTCTGATCATTCTTCTCGCCGCGCACGTCACCCGCGGACCCGGCGTCGTGCTGAACACCTTCGGTCTGGGCAGTGGCCAAACCCTCGGTTACTTCGGTGCGTTCCTCACCGCGGCACTGGCCTCGGCGTACGTCATGTACGGCTTCGACACCGCCTCCTCGCTCGGTGAGGAGTCCAAGGACCCCGGCCGCAACGCGCCCCGCGCCATCCTGCGGGCCCTGATCGCGTCCTTCCTCATCGGCGGTCTGATCCTCCTCTTCGCCCTGCTCTCGGTGCCCGATCTGCACTCCGCGAAGCTGTCCGTGGACGGCCTGCAGTACGTGGTGCTGTCCACGCTCGGCTCGACCATCGGGCAGATCGTGCTCTGGTGTGTGGTTATTGCGATCACCGTGTGCGAGCTGGCGGTGCACACCGCGGGCATCCGGCTGGCGTTCGCGATGGCCAGGGACAACAACCTCCCGGCCGCCTCGCTGCTCGCCAAGGTCAGCCCGCGCTTCCAGACGCCGGTGCTGCCGGCCGTGATCATCGGCCTGGTGGCGATCGGCATCCTCCTCATCAACGTCAACCAGCCGCAGATCTTCTCGGTGATCACCAGCATCGCGATCATCATGATCTACCTGGCCTACCTGGCGGTCACCCTGCCGATGCTCTTCCAGCGGCTGCGCGGCAACTGGACGCCGGCCAAGGGGAAGTTCTCCCTGGGCAAGTTCGGCCTTCCGGTGAACGTCCTCGCCGTGCTCTGGGGCTTCGGCATGTCCCTCAACCTCGCCTGGCCACGCGCCGCGGTCTACAACGCGACCGGTCCGCAGCACTGGTACCTGCGCTGGGGCGCCTTCTTGTTCATCGGCGTCGTCGCGATCGGCGGGTTCACCTACTACTGGTTCGTCCAGCGCAAGCGCACCGGAGTCCTGGCCATGCACGCCGCCGTCGCCCCGGACAGCGGCACCCCGGGCAGCAGCGGCACCCCCACCCCCTGA